In one window of Bemisia tabaci chromosome 4, PGI_BMITA_v3 DNA:
- the LOC109031722 gene encoding galectin-4 isoform X2 yields the protein MPYVGPIPGGLAPGSTLNISGTSSHSASRFAINLQCGPNISPRDDVALHIAPDFIQSCVLRNSITNFNWGIEERHGHFPFVRGQPWNVIILCEATGFKIAVNGQHFTEFRHRIPFQRISHVAIDGDTVISSIQYPVGSGGIGFMPQPSGMSYPMNPGMPTPMSNQMPGYNTQPNSYPYGSQPQHGSHSPYGGSSPYSQHKSPYPQQPGSYVHPDPNLQKHHNNKGFLSNAGAGLAGAGLGAGLLGSVLGHKHGGKIAALGGGLAAGALGKKALKAQKKHAKKALKFGLPVAGVGLGAYALHKGFHGSSSSSSSSSSSSSEEE from the exons ATGCCGTATGTTGGTCCTATTCCTGGTGGACTGGCACCTGGTAGCACGTTAAATATTTCTGGAACCTCAAGTCATTCAGCTTCAAG ATTTGCTATCAATCTTCAATGTGGACCCAACATATCACCTAGAGACGATGTTGCCCTTCACATAGCCCCAGATTTTATTCAGAGCTGTGTTCTCAGAAATTCGATCACAAATTTTAACTGGGGCATTGAAGAACGTCATGGACATTTTCCTTTTGTCCGAGGTCAGCCTTGGAATGTAATCATATTGTGTGAGGCCACTGGTTTTAAG ATTGCTGTCAATGGTCAGCACTTTACAGAATTCCGACATCGAATTCCATTCCAAAGAATATCCCATGTGGCCATCGATGGAGATACAGTGATCTCTTCAATCCAGTACCCTGTGGGGTCTGGAGGTATTGGATTTATGCCTCAGCCGTCTGGAATGTCTTACCCCATGAATCCAGGCATGCCAACTCCCATGTCAAATCAAATGCCTGGGTACAATACCCAGCCTAATTCATACCCCTACGGAAGTCAACCTCAGCATGGAAGCCATTCTCCTTATGGTGGTAGTTCTCCATACTCCCAGCATAAATCTCCGTATCCACAG CAACCTGGATCATATGTGCACCCAGATCCCAACTTACAGAAACACCACAACAACAAAGGTTTCCTCTCCAATGCTGGTGCAGGTCTGGCTGGTGCAGGCTTGGGTGCTGGTCTCCTAGGCAGTGTATTAGGACAT aaacatgGTGGGAAAATTGCAGCTCTTGGTGGTGGCCTAGCGGCCGGTGCTCTAGGG aaaaaagctctaaaagctcagaaaaaacatgcaaaaaaagCGTTGAAGTTTGGTCTACCAGTTGCCGGAGTTGGGCTTGGGGCATACGCTTTGCATAAAGGATTCCATGGTAGCAGCTCCAGCTCAAGTAGCAGTAGTAGCAGTAGCAGTGAAGAAGAATAA
- the LOC109031722 gene encoding galectin-4 isoform X1, translated as MAVYNPPMPYVGPIPGGLAPGSTLNISGTSSHSASRFAINLQCGPNISPRDDVALHIAPDFIQSCVLRNSITNFNWGIEERHGHFPFVRGQPWNVIILCEATGFKIAVNGQHFTEFRHRIPFQRISHVAIDGDTVISSIQYPVGSGGIGFMPQPSGMSYPMNPGMPTPMSNQMPGYNTQPNSYPYGSQPQHGSHSPYGGSSPYSQHKSPYPQQPGSYVHPDPNLQKHHNNKGFLSNAGAGLAGAGLGAGLLGSVLGHKHGGKIAALGGGLAAGALGKKALKAQKKHAKKALKFGLPVAGVGLGAYALHKGFHGSSSSSSSSSSSSSEEE; from the exons ATGGCTGTTTATAATCCG cCGATGCCGTATGTTGGTCCTATTCCTGGTGGACTGGCACCTGGTAGCACGTTAAATATTTCTGGAACCTCAAGTCATTCAGCTTCAAG ATTTGCTATCAATCTTCAATGTGGACCCAACATATCACCTAGAGACGATGTTGCCCTTCACATAGCCCCAGATTTTATTCAGAGCTGTGTTCTCAGAAATTCGATCACAAATTTTAACTGGGGCATTGAAGAACGTCATGGACATTTTCCTTTTGTCCGAGGTCAGCCTTGGAATGTAATCATATTGTGTGAGGCCACTGGTTTTAAG ATTGCTGTCAATGGTCAGCACTTTACAGAATTCCGACATCGAATTCCATTCCAAAGAATATCCCATGTGGCCATCGATGGAGATACAGTGATCTCTTCAATCCAGTACCCTGTGGGGTCTGGAGGTATTGGATTTATGCCTCAGCCGTCTGGAATGTCTTACCCCATGAATCCAGGCATGCCAACTCCCATGTCAAATCAAATGCCTGGGTACAATACCCAGCCTAATTCATACCCCTACGGAAGTCAACCTCAGCATGGAAGCCATTCTCCTTATGGTGGTAGTTCTCCATACTCCCAGCATAAATCTCCGTATCCACAG CAACCTGGATCATATGTGCACCCAGATCCCAACTTACAGAAACACCACAACAACAAAGGTTTCCTCTCCAATGCTGGTGCAGGTCTGGCTGGTGCAGGCTTGGGTGCTGGTCTCCTAGGCAGTGTATTAGGACAT aaacatgGTGGGAAAATTGCAGCTCTTGGTGGTGGCCTAGCGGCCGGTGCTCTAGGG aaaaaagctctaaaagctcagaaaaaacatgcaaaaaaagCGTTGAAGTTTGGTCTACCAGTTGCCGGAGTTGGGCTTGGGGCATACGCTTTGCATAAAGGATTCCATGGTAGCAGCTCCAGCTCAAGTAGCAGTAGTAGCAGTAGCAGTGAAGAAGAATAA
- the LOC109031722 gene encoding galectin-4 isoform X3, whose protein sequence is MAVYNPPMPYVGPIPGGLAPGSTLNISGTSSHSASRFAINLQCGPNISPRDDVALHIAPDFIQSCVLRNSITNFNWGIEERHGHFPFVRGQPWNVIILCEATGFKIAVNGQHFTEFRHRIPFQRISHVAIDGDTVISSIQYPVGSGGIGFMPQPSGMSYPMNPGMPTPMSNQMPGYNTQPNSYPYGSQPQHGSHSPYGGSSPYSQHKSPYPQKHGGKIAALGGGLAAGALGKKALKAQKKHAKKALKFGLPVAGVGLGAYALHKGFHGSSSSSSSSSSSSSEEE, encoded by the exons ATGGCTGTTTATAATCCG cCGATGCCGTATGTTGGTCCTATTCCTGGTGGACTGGCACCTGGTAGCACGTTAAATATTTCTGGAACCTCAAGTCATTCAGCTTCAAG ATTTGCTATCAATCTTCAATGTGGACCCAACATATCACCTAGAGACGATGTTGCCCTTCACATAGCCCCAGATTTTATTCAGAGCTGTGTTCTCAGAAATTCGATCACAAATTTTAACTGGGGCATTGAAGAACGTCATGGACATTTTCCTTTTGTCCGAGGTCAGCCTTGGAATGTAATCATATTGTGTGAGGCCACTGGTTTTAAG ATTGCTGTCAATGGTCAGCACTTTACAGAATTCCGACATCGAATTCCATTCCAAAGAATATCCCATGTGGCCATCGATGGAGATACAGTGATCTCTTCAATCCAGTACCCTGTGGGGTCTGGAGGTATTGGATTTATGCCTCAGCCGTCTGGAATGTCTTACCCCATGAATCCAGGCATGCCAACTCCCATGTCAAATCAAATGCCTGGGTACAATACCCAGCCTAATTCATACCCCTACGGAAGTCAACCTCAGCATGGAAGCCATTCTCCTTATGGTGGTAGTTCTCCATACTCCCAGCATAAATCTCCGTATCCACAG aaacatgGTGGGAAAATTGCAGCTCTTGGTGGTGGCCTAGCGGCCGGTGCTCTAGGG aaaaaagctctaaaagctcagaaaaaacatgcaaaaaaagCGTTGAAGTTTGGTCTACCAGTTGCCGGAGTTGGGCTTGGGGCATACGCTTTGCATAAAGGATTCCATGGTAGCAGCTCCAGCTCAAGTAGCAGTAGTAGCAGTAGCAGTGAAGAAGAATAA
- the LOC109031721 gene encoding uncharacterized protein: MILFSATSLLCLVTFRFRIVNSSHWIVAENGKIQSQLDSVYHLRAPHDLIAFLNQEKRVEKLEEYYAQMLEKVSMINRKRLDLDGVTEVESKLYATDADCLNTDEPLNADDLAFSFFDDGKDLEEFKRLESSPGKTASHLESLPDCSRFSSLEFSLATFPHLQVLTEEWHLEDNQIVEKLPSDIFKYSEIGQILNYELSMNSTSWFHYNLAAIFWRKKGKPNKAIDCAKRAVHFSSRRYKDISLLNLGSLLRYNEYLVEAAIVLHAALDHAPQKPLIHFTLANVYLFLGEFNRSIVFYDNVLHLQPDWRAAQRIRHFVGCNWKHQSNLKLLRDNLHDILHHSHEYQELQMKWLKLHEELLSQVMPLELRLIRQDAVSSFLANKSLLSKTCGYNKRDGELILKCDFIPNKLSSMHEKQLETKIRLQVLANNALSQILKINEKLLHFAIEPPQLNVKASSPQFKNIDELQLPVKSIKTSASEQCKSATGFKDTKTDVSENIGQPSSGNSSPSEKALLTDSDFNDSLKSSVENEDDDGKLELLIDVNDVSGREQNSDAPKIVRPVVQVQPLPYFETGKLLIDEHPRRDHNAFSQVADQRERDENSFSGFKEDVELRQFTRNKVGFENVGTFVGNVDEAFQLKEKISDLIKSIKSNLKRLAANKEALQHSEVTIAFHDDFSNVVTLNKEKFFGLVIDSVEASEILRQEFEFISEVLRSSKTRLSEPNFAEINLASKCSKHFCLSSKETDPVAQELKFSALHDDDQLSVLFKEEINDEDEFLENISQADMSASLLSLLNIPPTVDSSTESGSLECQLGESIIPDLTVDTYTEGKPMTPEPKLLKVLKIAANSDDVSADRIKDYLETILKDSDIWSTATISALFWRYSGDAGKTVVCLQQAVSASPKEYRHSPFMIVSYILLTIGQPNEALLLASLAIQISPHSILSHLTLYKIFSSLGDQKRAQIFRSSSLALLASYEPILTNR, encoded by the exons ATGATATTATTTTCAGCAACATCTTTGTTGTGTCTCGTAACCTTTAGATTTAGGATTGTAAATTCTTCCCACTGGATTGTAGCGGAGAATGGCAAAATTCAGTCGCAG cttGACTCTGTTTATCATCTAAGAGCTCCTCATGATCTGATCGCTTTCCTAAATCAAGAAAAGAGAGTAGAAAAACTTGAAGAGTACTATGCTCAGATGCTTGAGAAAGTATCTATGATTAACCGTAAAAGACTTGACTTGGACGGGGTAACAGAAGTGGAGTCCAAGTTATATGCAACGGATGCAGACTGTTTGAACACTGATGAGCCCTTGAATGCTGATGATTTGGCCTTCTCATTTTTTGACGATGGAAAAGACTTAGA AGAGTTCAAACGTTTGGAGTCAAGTCCTGGCAAAACTGCTTCGCATCTAGAATCTTTGCCAGATTGTTCAAGATTCTCATCATTAGAATTTTCTTTGGCCACCTTTCCACATTTGcag GTTTTGACAGAGGAGTGGCATCTAGAGGATAATCAAATTGTGGAGAAGTTACCAAGTGATATATTTAAATACTCAGAaattggtcaaattttaaattatgaacTCTCGATGAACAGTACATCCTGGTTTCATTACAACTTAGCAGCCATTTTTTGGAGGAAGAAAGGAAAACCAAATAAAGCAATTGATTGTGCAAAACGAGctgttcatttttcatcaag ACGGTACAAAGATATATCCCTGCTGAATTTGGGTTCTCTCTTGCGCTATAATGAGTACCTAGTTGAAGCCGCGATTGTATTGCATGCTGCACTGGATCATGCACCTCAAAAGCCGCTAATACATTTCACTTTAGCAAATGTATACCTGTTTTTGGGAGAGTTTAACCG GTCAATTGTATTTTATGACAATGTCCTTCATCTGCAACCTGATTGGCGAGCAGCTCAAAGAATCCGTCATTTTGTTGGGTGTAACTGGAAACatcaatcaaatttaaaattattgcgAGA CAACTTACACGATATCTTGCACCATTCTCATGAGTACCAGGAACTCCAAATGAAGTGGCTAAAATTGCATGAAGAGCTACTAAGTCAAGTTATGCCTCTTGAATTGCGATTAATCCGGCAAGATGCTGTCTCATCATTTTTAGCGAACAAGAGTTTATTAA GTAAAACATGCGGCTACAATAAAAGAGACGGTGAATTGATTCTGAAGTGTGATTTCATACCAAACAAACTGTCATCCATGCATGAAAAACAGTTAGAAACTAAAATCAGGCTACAAGTTTTAGCAAATAATGCCCTCTCACAG ATcctgaaaatcaatgaaaagcTGCTGCATTTTGCTATCGAGCCCCCACAGCTCAACGTGAAAGCCTCGTCTCCTCAATTCAAGAATATAGATGAACTGCAATTACCCGTCAAAAGCATTAAAACTTCAGCAAGCGAACAGTGTAaaagtgccactggttttaaaGACACAAAAACTGACGTCTCGGAGAATATCGGACAGCCTTCCTCAGGAAATTCTAGTCCCTCAGAGAAAGCCCTGCTAACTGATTCAGATTTCAACGATAGTCTCAAATCTAGCGTGGAAAATGAAGATGATGATGGCAAACTTGAATTGTTAATTGACGTTAATGATGTAAGCGGTAGAGAGCAAAATTCGGATGCACCGAAAATTGTACGACCAGTAGTCCAAGTTCAGCCCCTTCCATACTTCGAAACCGGAAAATTATTAATAGATGAGCATCCTAGAAGAGATCATAACGCATTCAGTCAAGTCGCAGATCAACGTGAAAGAGACGAAAATAGTTTCTCTGGTTTTAAAGAGGACGTAGAGCTACGTCAGTTCACTCGGAATAAGGTCGGATTTGAAAACGTAGGAACGTTTGTAGGAAATGTAGACGAAGCATTCCAACTGAAAGAGAAAATATCCGACCTTATTAAAAGCATTAAAAGTAATCTTAAGAGACTGGCAGCTAATAAAGAAGCCTTACAACACTCTGAAGTGACCATTGCATTCCATGACGATTTTAGTAATGTTGTTACTCTCAACAAAGAGAAGTTTTTCGGACTGGTTATCGATTCAGTAGAAGCAAGTGAAATCCTACGACAAGAGTTTGAATTTATTTCCGAGGTATTGAGGTCCTCCAAAACTAGACTGAGTGAACCAAACTTTGCTGAAATCAACCTCGCTTCAAAATGTTCGAAACATTTCTGTCTCAGCAGCAAAGAGACAGATCCAGTTGCTCAAGAACTGAAATTTTCCGCTCTGCATGATGATGACCAGTTATCTGTTTTATTCAAAGAGGAAATTAACGATGAGGATGAGTTCTTAGAAAACATTTCACAGGCTGATATGAGTGCCAGTCTTTTATCACTCCTGAATATTCCACCCACCGTTGATTCTTCGACAGAAAGTGGAAGCCTTGAATGCCAACTTGGAGAGAGTATCATTCCAGATCTCACTGTTGACACATATACTGAGGGGAAGCCAATGACCCCAGAACCGAAACTTTTGAAG GTCTTGAAAATAGCTGCAAACAGTGATGATGTAAGTGCCGACAGAATCAAAGACTATCTAGAAACAATCTTAAAGGATTCAGATATTTGGAGCACTGCAACGATTTCAGCCTTGTTTTGGAGATACTCAGGCGATGCAGGGAAGACAGTTGTTTGCTTGCAACAGGCGGTAAGTGCATCTCCCAAAGAATACCGACATAGTCCATTCATGATCGTCTCATACATTCTACTTACGATTGGTCAGCCCAATGAAGCGCTGCTCTTGGCATCACTGGCCATCCAAATCTCACCTCATTCTATTCTGTCGCATTTAACATTGTACAAGATTTTCTCCTCCCTCGGGGACCAAAAAagagctcaaattttcagaagctCATCTTTGGCTCTACTGGCCAGTTATGAACCTATTTTAACAAACCGATAA